The Ananas comosus cultivar F153 linkage group 4, ASM154086v1, whole genome shotgun sequence region CTCAATACATTCATTATATTCTCCACAGGGCCTCCCCTTTTCTTTAACATTCTCAAGACCCTTATATGTATTGAATACCCTAAAATTTCTTAGGCTCTCCAGTTGTTTTCAAGGCCAGCCAATCCCAACAACATGTCAGCAATTCACGTCATGGATATATAAATGCGCAACATTAATCAGTTGGCTAGGTCCTTTTGCCTACAATGTACATTTTCCTTATATACAACAACTCTAAATGGGTAGTGTGTAGAAACTGATATCTCTCTGGGCTAAAATGTGGGAGTGAGGTtaacactgtttttttttttttttaaaccaagtTTATATCACCCGTTGGATCAAAGAGTTGTAGGATCTACAACTCAATATGGGGTGTATGGGTAGCACGACTCTTTTTTGACCCCTTCTTTTTTGGCAAATAAATTGTACGGCTAGTCCCTAAAGCTTGAGTGAatttcattttggtcctcaaacttttgatTTAGCAATCGAGTCCATGGCCTTTTGATAAGATTTCAAATTAGTCGCTAACCTTTCAACAATGTCTTAATTTAGTCCTCacttaagattaaaatttcttgcTTGCATCTAGTTCGTCTGTTATATTTGTACACTAGTATATAATACATCTGTTTTTCTTTCATGATCTATCACATCTTTTAATTTAgagatcaaatttttatatccaGAAAAAAAGTTATAACTCAATGGATGATACAGTTAAAATATGAGATGGAAAAAGTAGTCAATAAATGCATGGTACCTCGgtgtagggctggcaaatgagcgagccggctcgtgttcgactcgcgttcgactcgatatttggctcgctcgagctcgactcgaaattaaatgagcgagcttgaacaataaaaaaagctcgaaattcgtttcaagccgagcttgagtgttactcggctcgttcgaattaggctcgaaaagctcgaatgaatatatatatatatatatatatatatatatatatatatatatatatataNNNNNNNNNNNNNNNNNNNNNNNNNNNNNNNNNNNNNNNNNNNNNNNNNNNNNNNNNNNNNNNNNNNNNNNNNNNNNNNNNNNNNNNNNNNNNNNNNNNNNNNNNNNNNNNNNNNNNNNNNNNNNNNNNNNNNNNNNNNNNNNNNNNNNNNNNNNNNNNNNNNNNNNNNNNNNNNNNNNNNNNNNNNNNNNNNNNNNNNNNNNNNNNNNNNNNNNNNNNNNNNNNNNNNNNNNNNNNNNNNNNNNNNNNNNNNNNNNNNNNNNNNNNNNNNNNNNNNNNNNNNNNNNNNNNNNNNNNNNNNNNNNNNNNNNNNNNNNNNNNNNNNNNNNNNNNNNNNNNNNNNNNNNNNNNNNNNNNNNNNNNNNNNNNNNNNNNNNNNNNNNNNNNNNNNNNNNNNNNNNNNNNNNNNNNNNNNNNNNNNNNNNNNNNNNNNNNNNNNNNNNNNNNNNNNNNNNNNNNNNNNNNNNNNNNNNNNNNNNNNNNNNNNNNNNNNNNNNNNNNNNNNNNNNNNNNNNNNNNNNNNNNNNNNNNNNNNNNNNNNNNNNNNNNNNNNNNNNNNNNNNNNNNNNNNNNNNNNNNNNNNNNNNNNNNNNNNNNNNNNNNNNNNNNNNNNNNNNNNNNNNNNNNNNNNNNNNNNNNNNNNNNNNNNNNNNNNNNNNNNNNNNNNNNNNNNNNNNNNNNNNNNNNNNNNNNNNNNNNNNNNNNNNNNNNNNNNNNNNNNNNNNNNNNNNNNNNNNNNNNNNNNNNNNNNNNNNNNNNNNNNNNNNNNNNNNNNNNNNNNNNNNNNNNNNNNNNNNNNNNNNNNNNNNNNNNNNNNNNNNNNNNNNNNNNNNNNNNNNNNNNNNNNNNNNNNNNNNNNNaactcataaattattttttttcatattataatactatattttatataattattttgtactttgaactattagacaaatttttgtatcaaattatagataatgttctatacaaattaaactattgatcgtatgatgttgagaatttcaagcggctcatTTAGGGCTCGAGCCCGCTCGattcgaaattaggctcgctcgagctcggctcgaattaatttcaatccaagcttgagcttaaatttaggctcgaaattaatttcaagccgaatttgagccgagagaagctcgctcgagctcggctcgtttccacccctacctcGGTGTATAGATGCTATGGGTGCATGCACTAATTTTATTCTCTAGTAGTAAATGTATAAGGCCTGTAGTGAAACTCTTTTAAGAATCTGAGGGCCTCAGCATCAAACTTAAAAAGTTCGAGGACCAAAATAGAACTTGGTTGAAACTCTAAGGACTATCGATGGAATTTGTTTTTCTGCTAGTGAAAGAACTATTAGCTTAAATGGACCAGCATTCTACTTTATGACGCGAGGTCAGATTGGGCCAAATTatgttcgaaatagcgtgagACTGGATTGGCCTAAATCATGTACGAAGTGGTGTGAGACTGACTTGGGCTGAGTTACAATCGAAACTCCTGGATGCTATGTTTGTACACTTGAAATGCATTAAttagttgcatatttctaactGCTCCAGATTTTGAAAATAATGGTTAGTGCTAACGATTCGACAagaactgatttttttttttttctttttgccgaATATCTGTTGTTGCTTCTCGAAGTAGAAAAAATTATGAGCAGGCAGGTGCTCAATTGATAATGATCTTGAGACAAGGTTAAGCAGAACAACATGATGAGAGTCATAGATGTAGACTGGTCCAGTTTGCTTGAACAGGAATAGAAGGAAATTATGCGGCTTGATCATCACACTtcgaaatatccaaatcacagtTCAATTACATATAGATAAATATCATCACATTACAATATACAGATACAGACACTGTCGATAAACAATACGCAATAAATACCACGAACTGACAACATTCTTGCAGGCAATTTTCTAGTGCTGTTGATTGGAAATTTTTTACAAGTTTTCAACTGTTGCCGGATTATTTTCACAACAAAAgaaaggagtaaaaaaaaaaaaaaaaaaagaagaataaaccCAAGATGATAGAAATCTTATGATGGAGCCATCTAGAACTCCTGTGGCAGAGCAGAATCAGATTATaaacaaatcaaatataaacAGCTGTTGAGATTTGTATAACTTAGCAGCAGGTACATGCTTCTCCCCTTTATTCCAAGTAGCAGATCATAGCCAACTGAAAGGATCTTCTGATCAATTTGAAGACCATTTTGATTCCATACTTGATAGTCGATGACTTGATTCTTAGTAAACTAACAGCCCTGGACTCACTCACCACATCTGGAAATCTTATTCTCTAAGCTAAAGCAAACAAATCAGCTAATAATTAAAACAGGATCGATAACCACTGCGTACAACACCAGCTTTCCTGAAACGGAcagtaattttaatattcaaattagtCAAAACGAATGTAGATTTATGTATAATTTTCCAAGATAAATATACAGAAACAAGCTGTAAAGAGAAGTGCAAACAGATATAGATTTATGCATAGTTTCCTAAAACAAACTTTCAGAATTAACCTGAACTTTGATCATTGCAACAACTAACCgactttgaaaaatttttatttcacaacttaaacttttcaatttgtGTCACTCGAGTCATTTGACGGCTCTGAGAAATTATCGCCCTCATCTGTTGCATCCGTACATCCATGAGCAATGCTTTCATGCATGCATCCGTCCGATCCGACAGTTTAATCTCTACTAACGAATAAGTTTGCATTTTTTCCTACCTAAGATCGGATGGTTAGATTGAAAGCCTGATATGCATCGTCAACGTGACAGATCAGAACGTCACCCAATTCTATACAAGCAAAAAGTACCAAGCATaatttatattacatcattaAAAGTTTACAAATCCACTGGTGgtataataaatattatgttgaaagaaatttaagaagaaataaaagagCACTACACCTTTGTAATGCTCGAGTTACGAGAACTAGTTCCTTCTCAAAACCCAAGTTTATGGCTCACATATGTTTGATTGTGAAAACTGAACTGCTCTATAATTTTTGGCGGAAGATAGAGTGCATGACGTTTATGTAGAAAAACTTCAGGAACTACTAAATTCATTCATTAAAatgactcaaaaaaaaaaagatgccaAATGAATATGATGTGTTGGAGCCGTCATGCATGTTGTTTAGAATTATCTATCCAATGGACTATACATCAAAACGTAATatgaaaaaagcaaaaaaaaagggaaaaaagatgTTTTTCCAGGAAGGTGAAACCATGTAGATGCTGCCTGACTTTGAATTTTTCATTTCGGTACTtagtctttctttttttttaaacaaaaaaaaaaatagcaccaCTGCATCAAGGTTTAAAAAATAACCCATcaaataacataatatataacTGCATTGCATAATATTCCATCAGAATAATATGTTGGAAGTTAATGCACTTTCTCAAGAATAAATTATCATATATGGAGTTAGCAATTTTTAGAGTTACATATTGAATAAGAAACTCTTAAAGCTATTAATTGTAAGTTATGAAAATTTAGATCTAAAACTCTCACAATTGAAGGCTATAAAAGGAGTTCTTCTCCTTCATTGTAATCATAAGATCAATTGAAATCCAATCatgattatataatttttatatgattaaGACTCTTTTCTCTTGTCTATTACAGCCTCCTTTACTTATTCTCTATATAGTTAAATACTTTTCCTCCAGAGCCAACATAATAGGTACACTATTAATATTGGGCATAGAgatagtgaaataaaaaaaatagggtAAGCTTAAATAtacgccccccccccccctgaTTTAGcgcattttattttgctttttcatgtggtttaaaaaattacactcaATTATCTATGTGGTttaacacttttttattttgtcacccTATGAacatgcaatttttatttttgttttgttgactatgtggttttcaaaaaaaaaaaaaattccacttTTACTGCTCTCtttgacagaaaatttttttgctgAATCAAGAATTAACCACAGAATAGTAAAGTGCAAATTTTGAACTACAAGATGGCTAACTGAAAACACACTAAACCACACGGGGGTAGATTAAAGCTTAttatccaataaaaaaaaattataaagcaaTTGGTACAATAGttaatttaagaaataaaaaaaattgcaagttTCATGTACCTAATTTAAAATGTGCAATTGTTAAAAGTAGTGCCTGGGAGAGCGTACGAGGGCATACCACAAGCCAAGGAAAGCATACCTCCGAATTTTGGCAAAGCAAGCCAATGCTAGAGGACGACCCAGTCAAGTGATACCCTAGGGATGTGCAATATTTTACACCAATCTTGGCCATGAGGCTTTTGGCACCGCCTCTTCAACACCGGATTGCAGCCTATCAAGTCGAGCTGTGAAAGTGATCTCGGCAGATCCGGCAATGACATGATATTTGGGCAGTTGGAAATAGTCAGGTCTTCAAGGGATGATAGGCTTTCCAAGTTGTTAGGCAAGGACTTGATGCTGCAACTCCTGAATTCTAGTTCTTTGAGCGAGGTGAGGTGCTGAAGCACTTGCTCTTCCTCCGACCTGAATGATTCTTCTTTGAACTCCTCAATATCCAAGCGCTGGAGAGAGGCAAGGGTTTCTTCTGCGAGCAGCACATAGAGCAGCGAGGGAGCATCAGTGATGAAATCTCTTATAACAAGACTCCCTGACTCGGCTTTTGCATGGGCGAGTTTCGGACATCCCATCAAAAAGAGAACTGCAAGGTTATTGAACTCTTGCAAACCGAGCAACGAACCAATATTTGGATAGTTGGTGATTCTCAAACTCCAGAGTGATTTCAGATGACCCAGCTGAAGGGATGCCGCGAATGGATTAATGTTCGAGCCCTCTGAATCGATTGCGGAAGTCGGATCAGACAGCGAATCATTCAAATGCTTCCAATCACATGCCTCGATCTCAAGCATCTCTAGAGACGAGGGCAGGATAGCGGTGCTGCCACCTTCTGCAGATAGGTTGGGGCAAAAGGATACGATGAGCTCCCGCAATGAGCCGAGGGCTTCCAAACCCCCCAGTAAGGTTAGGAACCAGCATTGCTTGATATGTAGCTCTTCGAGCATCATCAGACATCCCAACACATCCGCCGAGGGAAGGGATGTAAGAGAAACAATATTACAAAGTTCCAGGGATTTTAGAGAAGCAAGACCTCGCAAACCTTCCCGCAATGTGCTGTTGGTGAGTGGGCATGAGCTGATATCAAGACTTTTAAGTGAATGGGGCAGGACTAGCTGCGCCTCCTCCCCCTGCTGGTTTTGGTAGACAATGTCCATGGCCTTTTCTAACCAGTTACGCAATTTCTGTTTGTCATACCCACGCCGTAAATCCCACTCTATTTCCGATACAATATGGGATCCGTGCGTAGCAACCAAGCCCTCCATAAAAGTCACTACTTGTGAAATTCTTACGTCTTGTATGGACCTAATAATTGCTAAATCCTCTTTGGAGACAATTGGAAGGGAGCAAGCAGAAAGCACGAGCTTTTTCAGGGTTAGGGAAAGGATCGGGAGTTGCTTTAGCTGTCGGCATTCGTTAAGCTCAAGAGATATAAGATTGTGTAAGAGGTATCGGTCTCCTACCATCCAACTTGGCAATAGGCAACCCTGATAGCCCATGATATTGAGATGATGAAGATCGGGAGGCGGACGAAGACCCTTGAGTACTTGTGCATCCATATCTGACGATCTGCTAATGTTATCGGTGGTACTCCATTCTAAACAAAGTTCCTCAATACCTTTTATCTCCACAGGGGCCTCCCCCTTTTCTTTAACATTCTCAAGACCCTTAATATGTATTGAATACCCCTGAAAATTTCTTAGGCTCTCCAGTTGTTTCAAGCAGCCAATCCCAACAACATTCAGAATCACGTCATGGATATATAAATGCCGCAAATTAATCCAGTTGGCTAGTCCTTTTGCTACAAATGGACATTTTCCTATATACAAAAACTCTAAATGGTAGTGTGTAGAAACTGATTTtggcaaaattttaaatgatgaCCCAGAAAGATTAAGGTAGCGCAGATGCTTCAAGTCCCCAATTGATTTTGGTAGTTTTCTTAATTTGAATTCGCCAAGATCCACCACCCTTAGTTTTTTCAGTTTGACAAATATGCTGTGGAGAAGATCATCAATGTAATCATAATCATCAAAATAATCATAATAAGTCGTCGTAAGGATTATCAACGTgcgtagattttttaaattgcaTATCTTCTCAACGAGATCACTCAGTGCGTCGATACGGAGGGAAAGATGACGAATCTCTTGAGGTACTACTGCTGCTGTCGAATTTCCTTCAACTCTAAGATATCGATCTTTAGAAACCTTCACAGCTAGATCATGCAATAGATCATGGGTAGTGTAGAGATCATCGTCCTTTGTTGGTTGAAAGAAAGAGCTAGATAGCAATTCATCAAAGTAATCTTGGCCTATATCCTCAATTCTCTCGCTCTCATCCACTGTCTTGATGAAGCCCTCAGCGACCCACAGGTGAATTAGCTTCTTGCGCTGGATTTCATAACCCTTAGAAAATAGACTGCAATATGAGAAGCACCTCTGCAAGTGTGCTTCTAGGTTTTGATAACTCCACAACAGAGATTTCATGGTGTCTTTCAATAGGTCTCCACTTAAAATCTTCTTCCAAAAATCCACATCTGGCCTTTTGCGTAGCTGACTACCAACCATTCTCACCGCTAAGGGAGAGCCGCGCAGCTTCGCTGCGTTCTCCTTCACTATCTCTTCCAATTTCTTGCATAGCTCATTGTCATCAATTATGGGTTCACCAAAGGCGTAGTACGTGAACAAGGACAAGAAGTCATTTTCTTCTAGATCCTTTAAGTCTACAATGTTTCTACCATGAACGCCTAAGGCCACCGCCACTCCCTTCTCGCGGGTTGTAATTAAGATCTTGCTTCCTCTATTGCCCACTCGTAACGGAGCGAGCAACTGCTCCCATTCCAGCTCGGccgcctctttctctctccataCATCGTCCAATACGAGTAAAAACTTCTTTGATCTTAGAGAAACTTCCAATTTTCCTTGAAGGATGTCGAGACTATCAAGGCGAGGGCATTCCTCTCCAGATGCCGATTCCACCATCTCTCTTGTCAACTCTTTAACATCAAATATCTGGGACACATGAACCCACATGGTGACATCGAAATGCTTGGCTTCTTTTTCGCGGTCACAAACATACTGTGCAAGAGTAGTCTTCCCAGCTCCTCCTAGACCAACTATGGCTACAATAGAATAGTTTTTGACAGAGCTAGATTCAGTTTCTAGCCCCGCCGAGCCATGTAGCAGGTTTATTACATGATTGCAATCTTTGTCTCGGCCGATCACTTTATGTGTGAGTCGCGAGGTGGTGACCATTCGACCTGACTTTTTGGTGGTTTGAGATTCTGTTACATTGCTAACCCCTAGGAGCGAAAGGATTTCATTAGCTTTCGCAGCTGTCTTCTCCAGATTCATCAAGCTCTTCTTTAGCCTTATATTTTGCGGCACAATCCTGCAGTTTTTTATTAAGTATTTGATTAGAGGAAGAGATTCAAGACGCACCTTGATTCCCCCTGCGCTACTCTTCACTTTTTGTTTGAGAAGATAATAGTCGTGTAGGTCCAGCGCGTCCTCGGCTTCGTAAACTGCATCCTCGAGACTCTTCAGCCAACCACAGAGGCGGTCTTTATGCGGGCTCTTTTCTGCGGCCTCGATCAGTATCTCCATTCGGGGGATGAGAATTCTCTCCAAATCCCGCAGCTTTTCAGCCACATCCATGCCAAGGTAGGAATAGCCCTTCTTGAGGAGGTCGATCAGGAACGGAGACGAAGCGAACCATTTGAGTCCCGCGAGTACTACGGACTCCGCCATCGACTCGCCGATTAGATGACAACGACAgtgacgacgatgacgacgaccaGAGTTTGAGAGATCAAATAGAGCAAGAAGGAAACagagaagggaaagagagagcTTCAATGTATGAATTTGAGAGAGACAAAGAtgagaaaaagagaacaaatgtAGAGTGGGAATAAAGAAGCCGTTGTGGAACAAGTTAAgccaaagaataaagaaagagaTGAGGAAAGGTATCACCGCATCAGCGCGCTGGTGCTCTGCGCGGGCCTTTTTCAACTTTTTCCGGTTGgcaaaaaaatgtatggaaacccCTCCAACTATACGACATTTTTAAAATGGTACTCCCAGAATTTTCCTAAAACTTTTCGATCAAAAGTTATTACTTTAGTTAAATTAATGAGCTAAAAAACATTCTCAGCTTAAGCTAAACCACGCAGGGTCTAATTAAAACTTACCCAATCAACTAACCCCTCATTACTGCGAACTCCTCACCCGAGTCTCAACCCCccatttctctctcctctcaatATGGCGGCGATTCGCGGCGCCCCCGGCGGattccggcggcggcggcggcggggatgTCGGGGTCGGGGGCGAATCATCGCATGTTGGTGCTGGGGACGGGATTCGTGGGGCGCTACGCGTCGGAGCGCTTGATCGAacacgacgacgaagaagacgaAGTAGGGTGGTGAGATGCGATCTCGTCCtttctccctcttctctctctaatccGTGTTCTTCATTACTTCGATCGTCTCCTcggatacctttttttttttaattttctttttccgttgCTACAGGTACTGTCGACTATACTacacttttgatcctcaaactatgatgatttattgtaatttttgctCGAACAGTAATTAAAATGATGTGAACAGTAATTAAAGGGTCATGTCGCTTTTACATTAGCAATACAATAATACTTATTAGTTTACAAAGTTTGAATAAGcaattgtaataaattaaaatttgaagatcaaAGGATCACGTGCCTCGGGACCAatagtgtaatttagccttttatttGCTAATAACCTCTTCTTATTTTTACCTACGAATTAAAAAAggacaaattattattttttttgccaatTTCTGTAGTACTGTAAATAAATCTACTATGTTAGACAGAAGGTACACTGGTTTGAGattatggattttaaa contains the following coding sequences:
- the LOC109708856 gene encoding putative disease resistance protein RGA3, with protein sequence MAESVVLAGLKWFASSPFLIDLLKKGYSYLGMDVAEKLRDLERILIPRMEILIEAAEKSPHKDRLCGWLKSLEDAVYEAEDALDLHDYYLLKQKVKSSAGGIKVRLESLPLIKYLIKNCRIVPQNIRLKKSLMNLEKTAAKANEILSLLGVSNVTESQTTKKSGRMVTTSRLTHKVIGRDKDCNHVINLLHGSAGLETESSSVKNYSIVAIVGLGGAGKTTLAQYVCDREKEAKHFDVTMWVHVSQIFDVKELTREMVESASGEECPRLDSLDILQGKLEVSLRSKKFLLVLDDVWREKEAAELEWEQLLAPLRVGNRGSKILITTREKGVAVALGVHGRNIVDLKDLEENDFLSLFTYYAFGEPIIDDNELCKKLEEIVKENAAKLRGSPLAVRMVGSQLRKRPDVDFWKKILSGDLLKDTMKSLLWSYQNLEAHLQRCFSYCSLFSKGYEIQRKKLIHLWVAEGFIKTVDESERIEDIGQDYFDELLSSSFFQPTKDDDLYTTHDLLHDLAVKVSKDRYLRVEGNSTAAVVPQEIRHLSLRIDALSDLVEKICNLKNLRTLIILTTTYYDYFDDYDYIDDLLHSIFVKLKKLRVVDLGEFKLRKLPKSIGDLKHLRYLNLSGSSFKILPKSVSTHYHLEFLYIGKCPFVAKGLANWINLRHLYIHDVILNVVGIGCLKQLESLRNFQGYSIHIKGLENVKEKGEAPVEIKGIEELCLEWSTTDNISRSSDMDAQVLKGLRPPPDLHHLNIMGYQGCLLPSWMVGDRYLLHNLISLELNECRQLKQLPILSLTLKKLVLSACSLPIVSKEDLAIIRSIQDVRISQVVTFMEGLVATHGSHIVSEIEWDLRRGYDKQKLRNWLEKAMDIVYQNQQGEEAQLVLPHSLKSLDISSCPLTNSTLREGLRGLASLKSLELCNIVSLTSLPSADVLGCLMMLEELHIKQCWFLTLLGGLEALGSLRELIVSFCPNLSAEGGSTAILPSSLEMLEIEACDWKHLNDSLSDPTSAIDSEGSNINPFAASLQLGHLKSLWSLRITNYPNIGSLLGLQEFNNLAVLFLMGCPKLAHAKAESGSLVIRDFITDAPSLLYVLLAEETLASLQRLDIEEFKEESFRSEEEQVLQHLTSLKELEFRSCSIKSLPNNLESLSSLEDLTISNCPNIMSLPDLPRSLSQLDLIGCNPVLKRRCQKPHGQDWCKILHIPRVSLDWVVL